Proteins from a genomic interval of Thamnophis elegans isolate rThaEle1 chromosome 2, rThaEle1.pri, whole genome shotgun sequence:
- the PIRT gene encoding phosphoinositide-interacting protein, with the protein MEIQTKEMEVGEKSPESKDLLPSQTASTLCISSRSESSWNTRPRNKWDIYHKPVIVLSVGGAVFLFGIAITSLTCLTLDRNNNTTSISKNMVNKTSNITKEVFKLCGPAFLSLGLMMLVCGLVWIPIIRKKLRQKQKYPILQSIKSFFLNR; encoded by the coding sequence ATGGAAATCCAAACCAAAGAAATGGAGGTGGGAGAGAAATCCCCTGAGTCCAAAGACTTGCTGCCCAGCCAAACAGCCAGTACCTTGTGCATCAGTTCTCGGAGTGAGTCCAGCTGGAATACTCGTCCCCGGAATAAATGGGACATTTACCACAAACCAGTCATCGTTCTCTCGGTAGGTGGGGCAGTGTTCCTCTTTGGGATTGCCATTACTAGTCTGACTTGCCTCACCCTGGACAGAAACAACAACACAACCAGCATAAGCAAGAACATGGTCAACAAAACCAGCAACATAACCAAGGAGGTGTTTAAGCTGTGTGGTCCAGCCTTCCTTTCTCTTGGCCTCATGATGCTCGTGTGTGGGCTTGTCTGGATCCCCATCATCCGCAAGAAGCTGCGGCAGAAGCAAAAATATCCCATTCTCCAGAGCATTAAATCCTTCTTCCTCAACCGCTGA